Proteins from a genomic interval of Halomonas alkaliantarctica:
- the flgJ gene encoding flagellar assembly peptidoglycan hydrolase FlgJ has product MSASDMTNQFALDMNGFQRLQHTARVDPEAGVNGAAQQFEALFIQMMMKSMRDATPSSGLINSSATDTYQSMLDQQWSQVMASRGMGLADVLVEQLERQGAISKAQPNSDQELQALIAGIPRGTPRVLDDSFAANADRIVTTNAQGSGQFLAELEAIRQGVERGNTADESTLNQREQTALGHVDQFIQTLAAPAQAASAATGVPAELILAQAALETGWGRHEIATRSGANSHNLFGIKAGSQWQGETTDIVTHEYINGRRTQVVDTFRVYDSFEHAFTDYAGLIGNNPRYAGVVQAPTAEQAAHELQSGGYATDPLYAEKLVAVMNTMGPLNADGNFLADSR; this is encoded by the coding sequence ATGAGCGCGAGTGATATGACCAATCAATTCGCCCTGGATATGAATGGCTTTCAGCGCCTGCAACATACCGCACGAGTTGACCCCGAAGCAGGCGTGAATGGCGCAGCCCAGCAGTTCGAAGCGCTATTTATTCAGATGATGATGAAGAGTATGCGCGACGCGACGCCCAGTTCTGGGCTGATAAACAGCAGTGCGACGGATACTTATCAATCGATGCTGGATCAACAGTGGTCTCAGGTGATGGCGTCGCGAGGAATGGGCCTTGCCGATGTGCTTGTTGAGCAATTGGAGCGCCAAGGAGCCATCTCAAAAGCGCAGCCAAATTCGGATCAAGAGCTACAAGCATTGATAGCTGGCATTCCCCGTGGCACCCCCCGTGTGCTTGACGATTCATTTGCGGCTAATGCTGACAGGATTGTCACCACAAATGCGCAGGGCAGCGGTCAATTCTTAGCAGAGCTAGAGGCCATTCGGCAAGGTGTGGAGAGGGGCAATACAGCAGATGAATCGACACTAAACCAGCGTGAGCAGACGGCCTTAGGTCACGTAGATCAATTCATTCAAACGTTAGCAGCTCCAGCCCAAGCGGCCAGTGCGGCTACCGGCGTTCCCGCGGAACTTATTTTAGCCCAGGCAGCGTTAGAAACAGGCTGGGGGCGTCATGAAATCGCAACGCGCAGCGGTGCTAATAGCCACAATCTGTTTGGTATTAAAGCGGGCAGCCAGTGGCAGGGCGAAACGACCGATATTGTGACCCACGAATATATCAACGGGCGCCGCACGCAGGTAGTCGATACTTTCCGCGTCTACGACTCATTTGAGCATGCCTTTACCGACTATGCTGGCTTAATCGGCAATAACCCCCGCTATGCCGGTGTGGTTCAGGCGCCCACCGCAGAGCAGGCAGCACATGAACTGCAGTCAGGCG
- the flgF gene encoding flagellar basal-body rod protein FlgF, with protein sequence MDRMLYTAMSGAKNSMDQQSVVSNNLSNVSTTGFRAQLQAARSVPVQGDALLATRTSAVTTTPGSDFSQGPVEYTGRTLDVAMQDDAWMAVQADDGTETYTRRGDLQIDSDGVLLNVGRPVMGEGGPIAVPQGAQVSIGADGTISAIPEGVGPEALVEVGRIKLVTPEEGALTRGEDGLFRAPTNDQGEPGALPADENAKLVSGALEGSNVSAVDAMVSMIDVARRYDMQMKVITTADENAQRANGILSIQG encoded by the coding sequence GTGGATCGAATGCTATATACCGCCATGAGTGGTGCCAAAAACAGTATGGACCAGCAGTCGGTGGTGAGTAACAACCTATCGAATGTGAGCACCACCGGTTTTCGTGCGCAGCTACAGGCGGCTCGTTCCGTGCCCGTGCAGGGCGATGCGTTACTAGCAACGCGTACCTCAGCGGTGACGACGACGCCCGGCAGCGATTTTTCACAGGGCCCTGTTGAGTATACGGGGCGCACCCTTGATGTCGCGATGCAAGACGACGCATGGATGGCGGTGCAAGCGGATGACGGTACCGAAACCTATACACGGCGTGGCGATCTGCAGATCGATAGCGATGGCGTGCTGCTCAACGTTGGGCGTCCGGTAATGGGCGAAGGCGGCCCTATTGCTGTCCCGCAAGGCGCGCAAGTCTCCATCGGTGCCGATGGAACGATTAGTGCCATACCCGAGGGCGTAGGGCCGGAAGCGTTGGTCGAAGTAGGGCGTATTAAGCTGGTGACTCCTGAAGAGGGAGCATTAACGCGCGGTGAAGACGGTCTGTTTCGCGCACCTACGAATGACCAAGGTGAGCCTGGCGCTTTACCTGCTGATGAAAATGCCAAGTTGGTTAGCGGCGCACTGGAAGGCAGCAACGTTAGCGCTGTTGATGCCATGGTCTCGATGATCGATGTTGCGCGCCGTTATGACATGCAGATGAAAGTGATAACGACCGCTGACGAAAACGCACAGCGTGCCAATGGCATACTATCTATTCAAGGCTGA
- the flgG gene encoding flagellar basal-body rod protein FlgG, whose translation MIKSLWTAKTGLESQQTKLDVISNNLANVSTNGFKRSRPVFEDLLYQNMRQPGAQNNIQDRLPSGMQVGTGVRAVATERLHTQGGLEQTENSRDLAINGEGFFQVLLPDGTSGYTRDGSFQLNENGQMVTANGYPVEPAIFLPPNALSVNIGEDGTVSVRQPGIALDNEIGQITVSTFINPAGLQSIGGNLYLETGASGAPNENMPGMNGAGRLFQGYVETSNVNVVEEMVNMIQTQRAYEINSKAVSTSDEMLARLSQM comes from the coding sequence ATGATTAAGTCTTTATGGACCGCTAAAACCGGTTTGGAGTCGCAGCAAACCAAGCTGGATGTGATTTCAAATAACCTGGCCAACGTGAGTACCAATGGTTTCAAACGCTCACGTCCGGTGTTTGAAGACTTGTTATATCAAAATATGCGTCAGCCAGGCGCTCAAAATAATATCCAGGATCGATTGCCATCCGGTATGCAGGTTGGCACAGGGGTAAGGGCTGTGGCAACAGAGCGTTTACATACTCAAGGTGGGCTAGAGCAGACAGAAAACTCCCGTGACCTTGCGATCAATGGTGAAGGCTTTTTTCAAGTGCTATTACCCGATGGCACATCGGGATATACCCGTGACGGTAGCTTTCAGTTAAATGAAAACGGTCAGATGGTGACCGCTAATGGCTACCCTGTTGAGCCTGCTATCTTCTTACCGCCTAATGCTTTATCCGTGAACATTGGCGAGGATGGCACGGTAAGCGTTCGCCAGCCGGGTATCGCGCTTGATAACGAGATTGGGCAAATAACCGTCAGTACCTTTATTAATCCGGCAGGTTTACAAAGTATTGGTGGCAATCTCTATCTGGAGACTGGGGCCTCTGGTGCACCTAATGAAAATATGCCCGGTATGAATGGTGCAGGCCGTTTATTCCAGGGGTATGTGGAAACCTCCAACGTCAACGTTGTTGAGGAAATGGTCAATATGATTCAGACCCAGCGAGCCTATGAAATTAATAGTAAAGCGGTCTCTACCAGTGACGAAATGTTGGCACGCTTAAGCCAGATGTAA
- a CDS encoding flagellar basal body P-ring protein FlgI, whose product MCLLAFPAHAERIRELAGFAGVRDNQLVGYGLVVGLDSTGDQTTQAPFTSQSLINMLSQLGVTVPAGTNLQLRNVAAVMVTADLPPFSRPGQRLDIVVSSIANARSLRGGTLLMTPLKGADGDTYAIAQGNMLVGGAGAQAGGSSVQINQQASGRIPNGALVEREVPLNLGGNGGMLELQLNDSDFGTVQRMVTAINNEFGQSVAYAQNGRVIALDGPVDDNARVNFMARVENVQVTPTEAPARVVLNSRTGSVVMNSAVTLREAAVAHGSLSIMIDTQFGVSQPNPFGGGETVVVPDADIDIEQQEAYLQIVEGAQLNEVVNALNALGATPQDLMSILEALKASGSLRAELEVI is encoded by the coding sequence ATGTGTTTATTGGCTTTTCCTGCCCATGCGGAGCGTATTCGTGAGTTGGCCGGGTTTGCCGGTGTCCGCGATAACCAATTAGTGGGCTATGGTTTAGTCGTAGGCCTTGACAGTACCGGTGACCAAACAACTCAAGCGCCTTTCACCAGCCAAAGTCTGATCAATATGCTTTCCCAGCTTGGGGTGACGGTGCCAGCAGGAACGAACTTGCAACTGCGTAACGTCGCTGCAGTGATGGTAACGGCCGATCTCCCACCGTTTTCAAGGCCGGGTCAGCGTTTGGATATAGTGGTTTCGTCGATTGCCAACGCGCGTAGTTTGCGCGGCGGTACGCTGTTAATGACACCTTTAAAAGGTGCCGATGGTGACACCTATGCCATTGCCCAGGGCAACATGTTGGTAGGTGGCGCGGGTGCCCAGGCGGGTGGCAGCAGCGTGCAGATCAATCAGCAGGCTTCGGGGCGTATTCCCAATGGCGCCCTGGTCGAAAGGGAAGTGCCGCTCAACCTGGGCGGTAACGGTGGCATGCTTGAATTGCAGCTTAACGATTCCGATTTTGGCACCGTTCAGCGTATGGTCACGGCTATAAATAACGAGTTTGGTCAGTCGGTTGCTTATGCGCAAAACGGACGAGTAATTGCCCTGGATGGGCCAGTGGATGACAACGCGCGTGTCAACTTTATGGCGCGCGTTGAAAACGTTCAGGTGACGCCCACTGAGGCCCCCGCGCGTGTTGTGCTGAATTCACGTACCGGCTCGGTAGTGATGAACAGTGCCGTCACATTACGAGAGGCGGCGGTGGCTCACGGCAGTCTATCGATCATGATTGATACCCAATTTGGTGTTAGCCAGCCTAATCCCTTTGGAGGGGGAGAGACGGTGGTGGTGCCCGATGCGGATATCGATATTGAGCAGCAAGAGGCTTACCTGCAAATCGTAGAGGGCGCGCAGCTCAACGAAGTAGTCAATGCATTGAATGCGTTAGGCGCTACACCTCAAGACTTGATGTCGATTCTGGAAGCGTTAAAAGCGTCGGGTTCACTGCGTGCTGAGCTGGAGGTTATTTAA
- a CDS encoding flagellar basal body L-ring protein FlgH has product MLELRHMSRRIALAGLVLFLLIVAGCAQIPRASVVGEQEQISIVDRPPPIPNGSIYQARQGYQPLFEDRRPRSIGDILTIVLDEEVSASKNSQSNAGRTGSASLDLAQVPDVLDVLAEYGFDIAGANDFTGSGGSQANNSFTGTITVSVLEVMNNGNLRVRGEKQIAINQGTEFIRFSGVVNPRTITSQNTVPSTQVADARIEYVGDGYINEAQHMGWLQRFFLNVSPF; this is encoded by the coding sequence ATGCTGGAGTTGCGTCACATGTCACGTCGTATTGCACTAGCGGGGCTGGTGCTTTTCTTATTGATTGTCGCTGGCTGCGCCCAAATTCCAAGAGCCTCAGTGGTGGGGGAGCAAGAGCAGATCAGCATTGTTGATCGTCCACCGCCCATTCCTAACGGATCTATTTATCAGGCTAGGCAAGGCTATCAACCGTTATTTGAAGACCGCCGTCCGCGATCAATAGGCGATATTTTAACCATCGTTTTAGATGAAGAAGTGAGCGCAAGCAAAAATTCGCAATCTAATGCGGGCCGTACTGGTAGTGCTAGTCTCGATTTAGCACAGGTGCCGGACGTACTCGATGTTCTAGCAGAGTACGGTTTTGATATTGCAGGCGCAAATGACTTTACGGGAAGTGGTGGCTCGCAGGCCAATAACTCCTTTACGGGCACTATCACGGTATCGGTATTGGAGGTCATGAATAACGGCAATTTGCGTGTGCGAGGCGAAAAGCAAATTGCCATCAATCAGGGAACGGAGTTTATCCGTTTTTCTGGGGTGGTTAACCCGCGTACGATTACCTCGCAAAATACTGTGCCCTCCACGCAGGTGGCTGATGCACGTATTGAGTACGTGGGCGATGGTTACATCAATGAAGCGCAGCACATGGGTTGGCTACAACGTTTCTTCTTAAACGTCTCGCCATTCTAG